In the genome of Flexistipes sinusarabici DSM 4947, one region contains:
- a CDS encoding 50S ribosomal protein L11 methyltransferase — MLKIADTDRPVYLLGAGETIPDMKNNEAVLIRQGAFGSGEHETTKSCLKNFRLLDFKDKSVLDVGCGTGILGIAAEKAGASFVLGFDIYYNACRTAKTNFFINNTEINFVVNSDNTCIKGKYDIIVANIYYDIIISFYQFMKESISRHGYLVLSGIPVEFNFDVRKKFVDNGAFELVKNEMLEEFSTIVLIKGD; from the coding sequence ATGCTTAAAATTGCAGATACAGACCGCCCTGTTTATTTGCTGGGAGCCGGAGAAACAATACCTGATATGAAAAATAATGAGGCTGTCCTTATCAGACAAGGTGCTTTTGGCAGCGGTGAACATGAAACAACGAAAAGCTGCCTGAAAAATTTCAGGTTATTGGATTTTAAAGATAAATCAGTTCTGGATGTTGGCTGCGGAACCGGAATCCTGGGGATAGCTGCGGAAAAGGCAGGCGCATCTTTTGTTTTAGGATTTGACATTTATTATAATGCCTGCCGGACAGCAAAAACAAATTTCTTTATAAACAATACTGAAATTAACTTTGTGGTTAATTCGGATAATACATGTATAAAAGGCAAATATGATATTATTGTTGCAAATATTTATTATGATATTATTATTTCATTTTATCAATTTATGAAAGAGAGTATCTCGAGGCACGGATATCTTGTACTGTCAGGTATCCCTGTCGAATTTAACTTTGATGTAAGAAAAAAGTTTGTTGATAATGGAGCTTTTGAACTGGTGAAAAATGAAATGCTGGAGGAGTTTTCAACTATAGTTCTTATCAAGGGCGATTAG
- a CDS encoding aspartate-semialdehyde dehydrogenase, with protein MCAFEKKEKYNVAIAGVTGAVGETFLNILAERNFPINKLKPLASARSAGKKITYQGKEYEVEELGHDSFEDVDIALFSAGGGRSLEFAPSAAKAGAVVIDNSSAYRMDDDVPLVVPEVNPDDAFKHKGIIANPNCTTIIMVVALKPLYDFSKIERVVVSSYQSASGAGAQGMYELEEQAKAWAKGEKLNVENFQYQLLFNVIPHVDKFMENGYTKEEMKMYNETKKIIGDNNVLVSATCVRVPVLTAHSESIFVETKDKISVEKAKELFSNAKGLQVMDNPEKNEYPIPLLAAGKDDCYVGRIREDISCENALSFWVCGDQLRKGAALNAIQIAELLIK; from the coding sequence ATGTGCGCTTTTGAGAAAAAAGAAAAATATAATGTTGCCATTGCCGGCGTCACCGGTGCAGTTGGAGAAACTTTTCTAAATATTCTTGCCGAAAGGAATTTTCCAATTAACAAGCTGAAACCTCTTGCATCGGCCAGATCTGCAGGCAAAAAAATAACTTATCAGGGCAAAGAGTACGAAGTCGAAGAGCTGGGGCACGATTCCTTTGAAGATGTGGATATTGCACTTTTCTCAGCCGGCGGAGGCAGAAGCCTTGAATTTGCTCCTTCTGCAGCTAAAGCCGGAGCAGTTGTAATCGATAACAGCTCTGCATACAGAATGGATGATGATGTTCCGCTGGTTGTGCCTGAGGTGAACCCTGATGATGCTTTTAAGCATAAAGGGATAATTGCCAACCCTAACTGTACCACTATTATAATGGTTGTTGCACTTAAACCGCTTTATGACTTCAGCAAAATCGAACGAGTCGTTGTATCCTCCTATCAGTCGGCTTCCGGTGCCGGAGCTCAGGGCATGTATGAACTTGAAGAGCAGGCCAAAGCCTGGGCTAAAGGTGAAAAACTGAATGTTGAGAATTTTCAATACCAACTGTTGTTTAATGTAATTCCTCATGTGGATAAGTTTATGGAAAACGGTTATACAAAAGAAGAAATGAAAATGTACAATGAAACAAAGAAAATAATAGGCGACAACAATGTTCTGGTGAGTGCCACCTGTGTAAGAGTGCCCGTTCTTACTGCACATTCTGAGTCCATCTTTGTTGAAACAAAAGATAAAATTTCAGTGGAAAAGGCAAAAGAGCTTTTCAGCAATGCAAAAGGTCTGCAAGTCATGGACAATCCTGAAAAGAATGAGTACCCCATTCCTTTATTGGCTGCGGGAAAAGATGACTGCTATGTGGGAAGAATCAGAGAAGATATTTCCTGTGAGAACGCACTCAGTTTCTGGGTATGCGGTGATCAGTTGAGAAAAGGAGCAGCACTCAATGCGATTCAGATTGCAGAGCTTCTCATTAAATAA
- the rfaD gene encoding ADP-glyceromanno-heptose 6-epimerase: MIVITGAAGFIGSVILKHFNDKGHDNILAVDKLGEKTKWKNLNNKKFTDFCDKDDFLANPDKFKGIDTIIHMGACTDTAEFNLDYLIKNNYEYSKILFEYSVKNNIPFIYASSAATYGGGENGYSDEMKDIYLLTPLNPYGFSKQLFDQWLLMQTDKPPFWAGFKFFNVYGPNEYHKGRMASVIFHTFNQINETGKVKLFKSHRQDCKHGEQKRDFVYVKDVAEIIYYFYENRPENGIFNLGTGNARTFNALAENVIKNAKIKAEIEYIDMPEDIRDKYQYFTEAKMNKLRSTGYDKDFHSLEEGIQDYVTNFLVQNYKIL, translated from the coding sequence ATGATAGTTATAACGGGAGCTGCAGGCTTTATAGGAAGCGTAATCCTGAAACATTTTAACGATAAAGGTCACGACAACATTTTGGCAGTGGATAAGTTGGGAGAAAAAACCAAATGGAAAAATCTAAACAACAAAAAATTTACCGATTTTTGTGATAAAGACGACTTTCTTGCCAATCCGGATAAATTTAAAGGGATTGACACAATAATTCACATGGGCGCCTGCACTGACACAGCGGAATTCAATCTGGATTATCTGATTAAAAATAATTATGAATACAGCAAGATACTTTTTGAGTATTCCGTTAAGAATAACATACCTTTTATTTACGCCAGCAGTGCTGCCACTTATGGGGGCGGCGAAAACGGCTACAGCGATGAGATGAAAGATATTTACCTTCTGACTCCTCTTAACCCTTACGGATTTTCAAAACAGCTTTTTGATCAGTGGCTGCTTATGCAGACTGACAAGCCTCCATTCTGGGCAGGTTTCAAGTTTTTCAACGTTTACGGCCCTAATGAATATCATAAGGGCAGGATGGCCAGCGTTATCTTCCATACGTTTAACCAAATTAACGAGACCGGCAAAGTGAAATTATTCAAGTCCCACAGACAGGACTGTAAACATGGCGAGCAAAAAAGAGATTTTGTATATGTTAAGGATGTTGCAGAAATAATCTATTACTTTTATGAAAACAGGCCTGAAAACGGCATATTTAATCTGGGCACAGGCAATGCACGCACTTTTAATGCCCTGGCTGAAAATGTGATAAAAAACGCCAAAATTAAGGCTGAAATTGAATACATTGATATGCCTGAGGATATTCGTGATAAATATCAGTATTTCACAGAAGCAAAAATGAATAAGCTCAGAAGTACAGGTTACGACAAAGACTTTCACTCACTTGAAGAAGGAATACAAGATTACGTAACAAATTTTTTGGTGCAAAATTACAAAATTTTATAA
- the speD gene encoding adenosylmethionine decarboxylase, producing MQALGKHILVEFYGCNPEKLKDTKMLQTEFENAADMSGATVVDSTFHTFSPYGVSGVVVIAESHLTIHTWPEYGYAAVDLFTCGDTVDPWKAFSYLKSVLESNNTSTIEMKRGQLNDFEGQLRHKPACA from the coding sequence ATGCAAGCTTTAGGAAAACACATTTTGGTGGAGTTTTACGGCTGCAACCCGGAAAAACTCAAAGACACAAAAATGTTGCAGACAGAATTTGAAAATGCTGCCGATATGAGTGGAGCAACAGTTGTGGACAGTACTTTCCATACTTTTAGCCCCTATGGCGTGAGTGGTGTGGTTGTAATTGCTGAATCACACCTTACTATACACACCTGGCCGGAATACGGCTACGCTGCTGTGGATTTATTTACCTGCGGAGATACAGTGGATCCCTGGAAGGCTTTTTCTTACTTAAAATCCGTTCTGGAGTCAAACAACACATCAACTATTGAAATGAAGCGCGGCCAATTGAATGATTTTGAAGGACAGCTGAGACACAAGCCGGCCTGCGCTTAA
- a CDS encoding pyruvoyl-dependent arginine decarboxylase yields the protein MIFKTPTKHFFVFGTSEGYTMLNAFDGALLDAGIGNTNLVKMSSIVPPHCKLVDHIKLPQGSLVPVAYASICQAEPGVTLSAAVAAAYPEDESQAGLIMEYSAPARKDIVEKHVRAMAEKGLERRNLKIKEIRSIAVQTIVESIGAAFAAVVLWD from the coding sequence ATGATTTTCAAAACCCCCACAAAACATTTCTTTGTTTTCGGAACATCTGAAGGCTATACCATGCTGAATGCATTTGACGGAGCTTTGTTAGATGCCGGCATTGGTAATACGAATCTTGTTAAAATGAGCAGCATAGTACCGCCTCATTGCAAACTGGTGGATCATATAAAACTGCCACAGGGCTCACTTGTTCCTGTTGCTTATGCCTCTATATGTCAGGCAGAACCCGGTGTTACTCTTTCTGCAGCAGTTGCCGCTGCTTACCCGGAAGATGAATCCCAGGCAGGTCTTATTATGGAATACTCTGCTCCTGCCAGAAAAGATATTGTTGAAAAGCATGTCAGAGCAATGGCCGAAAAGGGGCTGGAAAGAAGAAACCTGAAAATAAAAGAAATAAGAAGCATAGCCGTTCAAACAATAGTTGAAAGCATAGGTGCAGCATTTGCCGCCGTTGTCCTATGGGATTGA
- the speE gene encoding polyamine aminopropyltransferase, with the protein MDLWFTELYENASGYTIKIKETLYSGKSKYQQLDILQTEQLGKMMVLDGLIMLTEANEFSYHEMIAHVPMTAHPNPERVLIIGGGDGGTAREVLKHNCVKECVMVEIDELVIEKSKEFFPQIASAFDNTKLNLLVQDGFKYIEDNKNAFDVVIIDSTDPIGPAEPLFSEHFYKNVNACLKSDGLMSAQSESPYLYNEIIRQMYTDMGKAFPIVKMYTGYVPFYPTGMWSFAFASKKYHPYSKPRIDMIDKIDNLQYFNKEIYCTCFALPNFARKLLDEDDK; encoded by the coding sequence ATGGATTTATGGTTTACAGAACTGTATGAAAATGCCTCTGGATATACAATAAAAATCAAGGAAACACTTTACAGCGGTAAAAGCAAATACCAGCAGCTTGATATCCTTCAAACAGAACAGCTGGGCAAAATGATGGTTCTTGATGGTTTAATAATGCTTACCGAAGCCAATGAGTTTTCTTATCATGAGATGATTGCGCATGTCCCGATGACAGCCCACCCCAATCCTGAAAGAGTTCTTATAATTGGAGGCGGAGACGGGGGCACTGCCAGAGAAGTGCTGAAGCATAATTGTGTAAAAGAATGTGTAATGGTGGAAATTGATGAGCTTGTTATTGAAAAATCAAAGGAGTTTTTCCCGCAGATAGCCTCAGCATTTGACAACACTAAATTAAATCTATTGGTACAGGATGGTTTTAAATACATAGAAGATAATAAGAACGCCTTTGATGTGGTAATAATAGATTCAACAGACCCTATCGGTCCGGCTGAGCCCCTTTTTAGTGAACATTTTTATAAAAATGTAAACGCCTGCTTGAAAAGCGACGGTCTGATGTCTGCACAATCTGAAAGCCCTTATTTATATAACGAAATAATCCGGCAGATGTACACAGATATGGGAAAGGCATTTCCTATTGTAAAAATGTATACAGGGTATGTACCGTTTTATCCCACCGGTATGTGGAGTTTTGCCTTCGCTTCCAAAAAATACCACCCGTACTCAAAGCCGCGAATTGATATGATTGATAAAATAGATAATTTACAGTATTTTAACAAAGAAATCTACTGTACCTGTTTCGCTTTACCGAATTTTGCAAGGAAACTTCTTGATGAAGACGATAAGTAA
- the speB gene encoding agmatinase — MKTISNCFIGCDKSVEKSELLIFGAPYDGTSSFRPGSRFAPDKIREASYGLETYSPDYDMDIEDLNVGDIGNVEFPFGEKDKVFKEIRSCTANLLDMNKKILCLGGEHLITLPIIEELSRIHGNLKLIHMDAHADMRDTYISEKLSHATVLNNITELIGHKNIFHYGIRSGTREEFDKIAKFNNLNMKNGKLSENIGDDPVYLTIDLDILDTSVLPGTGTPEPGGLTFKELSELLFSFKGFNFVGADVVELAPDYDITGVSSIVAAKVVRNAICTLLS; from the coding sequence ATGAAGACGATAAGTAACTGTTTTATAGGATGTGACAAATCTGTTGAAAAATCCGAGCTGCTTATTTTTGGCGCACCGTATGATGGCACGAGCAGTTTCCGCCCCGGCTCAAGATTTGCTCCGGATAAAATAAGAGAAGCCTCTTACGGGCTTGAAACATACAGCCCCGATTACGATATGGATATCGAAGATTTAAACGTTGGCGATATAGGCAATGTGGAATTTCCTTTCGGTGAAAAAGATAAAGTTTTTAAGGAAATAAGAAGTTGTACCGCTAATCTTTTGGATATGAATAAAAAAATATTATGTCTCGGAGGGGAACATCTTATAACACTGCCCATTATTGAGGAACTCAGCAGGATACATGGTAATTTGAAACTGATACATATGGATGCACATGCAGATATGCGTGATACATATATAAGTGAAAAACTTTCCCATGCTACAGTATTAAACAATATCACTGAACTAATTGGTCATAAAAACATTTTTCATTACGGTATTAGAAGCGGAACACGGGAAGAGTTTGATAAGATTGCCAAATTCAACAATCTAAACATGAAAAACGGCAAATTGTCTGAAAATATCGGGGATGATCCTGTTTACCTTACAATTGATTTGGACATCCTTGACACATCTGTTCTTCCCGGAACAGGCACACCGGAACCCGGCGGACTTACTTTTAAAGAATTATCGGAACTCCTTTTCTCCTTTAAAGGCTTTAATTTTGTCGGAGCTGATGTGGTGGAGCTGGCACCTGACTATGACATTACCGGAGTATCAAGTATAGTAGCTGCAAAAGTCGTTAGAAATGCTATCTGTACACTATTAAGCTAA
- a CDS encoding HU family DNA-binding protein, protein MNKKELIEKMADKAGLKKTEAEKALKAFEESVVDTLKNGDKVTLVGFGTFAVSERKARKGRNPQTGQEINIPAKKAPKFVPGKLFKDSVK, encoded by the coding sequence GTGAACAAAAAAGAATTGATTGAAAAAATGGCTGACAAAGCCGGTCTTAAAAAGACTGAAGCAGAAAAAGCACTGAAAGCTTTTGAGGAATCAGTAGTTGACACTCTTAAAAATGGTGACAAGGTTACTCTTGTAGGTTTTGGTACTTTTGCTGTTTCCGAAAGAAAGGCCAGAAAGGGGAGAAATCCGCAAACCGGACAGGAAATCAATATACCGGCCAAAAAAGCTCCTAAATTTGTTCCCGGTAAACTTTTTAAAGATTCTGTGAAATAA
- a CDS encoding cupin domain-containing protein — MKRKFLGSKIKSYRRSQGLSLQSVAEKIGKTKSYLSMIENSKAVPSLSTLRDIATCLGITIADFFDEEANNNSKVFKETFQFNNDARIIHSKKNEYNLYLLIQNQTFKMKTYIVELLPFGGYSQELRHEGQEQGLVLEGQISLYLDEHEYTLNKGDYFYFYSNKKHKVTNKSEEKAKIYWVYLPE, encoded by the coding sequence ATGAAAAGAAAATTTTTGGGCAGCAAGATTAAAAGTTACAGAAGATCCCAGGGGCTGAGCCTGCAGAGTGTTGCCGAAAAAATAGGCAAGACAAAAAGCTATTTGTCCATGATAGAAAACTCAAAAGCCGTTCCATCTCTTTCTACGCTAAGAGATATTGCAACATGCCTTGGTATCACAATAGCCGATTTTTTTGACGAGGAGGCAAACAATAATTCAAAAGTTTTTAAAGAAACATTTCAATTCAATAACGATGCCAGAATAATCCACTCCAAAAAAAATGAATACAATTTATACCTGTTAATTCAGAATCAAACATTTAAAATGAAAACATATATTGTTGAGCTGCTCCCTTTTGGAGGATATTCTCAGGAGTTGCGCCATGAAGGGCAGGAGCAAGGGCTGGTACTGGAAGGCCAAATCTCTCTTTATCTTGATGAACATGAATACACTCTTAACAAAGGCGATTATTTTTATTTTTATTCCAATAAAAAACACAAAGTCACCAATAAATCCGAAGAGAAGGCGAAAATTTACTGGGTATATTTGCCTGAATAA
- a CDS encoding phenylacetate--CoA ligase family protein, which translates to MIWNNEFETLPPEALEALQLKRLKNIVEKVYATVPFYRKRFNEYGITPDDIKSLSDLQKLPFTTKQDLRDNYPFGMFAVPKEQVVRIHASSGTTGKPTVVGYTKRDIEHWAELMARTFSAAGVKKGDVLQNAYGYGLFTGGLGAHYGAELLGASVIPISGGNSKKQIMIMKDFGTTAISCTPSYALSLYEVAQEEGIDLKDLPVKVGVFGAEPWTDSMRKEIEDKWDIDAVDIYGLSEVIGPGVAFECLEAKKGMHINEDHFIVEIIDPETGEVKPFGEEGEIVFTTITKEAIPIIRYRTRDITRLIKEPCRCGRTFARMEKVTGRTDDMMIIRGVNVFPSQIESILMETKGTLSHYQLVVDRVNNLDTLEVWVEVGEEFFSDEIKVLQQFSKSLERNIKDIIGVTAKVKLVEPKTLERSQGKAQRVIDKRK; encoded by the coding sequence ATGATTTGGAATAACGAGTTCGAAACACTCCCGCCTGAAGCTCTGGAAGCATTGCAGTTAAAACGTCTTAAAAATATTGTGGAGAAAGTATACGCTACTGTTCCTTTTTACAGGAAAAGGTTTAACGAATATGGTATAACTCCCGATGATATAAAATCTTTGTCTGATCTTCAGAAGCTTCCGTTTACCACTAAGCAGGATTTGAGGGATAATTACCCTTTTGGTATGTTCGCTGTACCGAAGGAGCAGGTTGTCCGGATACATGCATCCAGCGGAACAACCGGGAAACCGACAGTTGTAGGTTATACAAAGAGAGATATTGAGCACTGGGCAGAACTTATGGCCAGAACTTTTTCAGCAGCCGGTGTCAAGAAGGGTGATGTGCTTCAAAATGCTTACGGTTACGGCCTTTTCACAGGCGGTCTTGGCGCACATTACGGAGCGGAACTCCTGGGAGCATCAGTGATACCGATTTCAGGGGGAAACTCCAAAAAGCAGATTATGATTATGAAGGATTTCGGTACCACCGCTATTTCCTGCACACCATCTTATGCCTTAAGTCTCTATGAAGTAGCCCAGGAAGAAGGTATTGATCTTAAAGATCTTCCGGTAAAGGTAGGTGTATTTGGTGCAGAACCCTGGACAGACAGCATGAGAAAGGAAATTGAAGATAAGTGGGATATAGATGCTGTGGACATATACGGTTTAAGTGAGGTAATCGGTCCCGGGGTTGCTTTTGAATGTTTGGAAGCCAAGAAAGGCATGCATATAAACGAAGATCATTTTATTGTAGAAATTATTGATCCTGAAACCGGAGAAGTTAAACCGTTCGGAGAAGAAGGGGAAATAGTATTCACAACAATTACCAAAGAAGCTATCCCAATAATAAGATACAGGACAAGAGACATAACCCGTCTGATTAAGGAACCCTGCCGCTGCGGAAGAACTTTTGCACGCATGGAAAAAGTGACAGGCCGTACGGACGATATGATGATTATAAGAGGGGTAAACGTATTCCCATCACAAATTGAATCGATACTGATGGAAACAAAAGGGACTCTGTCCCATTATCAGCTTGTGGTGGACAGGGTCAATAATCTCGATACACTGGAAGTTTGGGTGGAAGTTGGCGAAGAGTTTTTCTCGGATGAAATAAAAGTACTCCAGCAGTTTTCAAAATCTTTGGAAAGAAACATTAAAGATATTATAGGTGTTACTGCTAAGGTAAAACTTGTGGAACCGAAAACATTGGAAAGAAGTCAGGGTAAAGCTCAGAGAGTAATTGACAAAAGGAAATAA
- a CDS encoding ACT domain-containing protein, which translates to MKIKQISVFIENISGRLYEVTELLGENNINIRALSLADTSDFGILRLIVNDPDKAYDLLKQNDFTVGRTDVIAVEVPDVPGGLASVLKALRDADVNVEYMYAFVERSGDCAVMIFRFDETDKAVEALNNAGFTTIKGEKIYGL; encoded by the coding sequence ATGAAGATTAAACAGATTTCCGTATTTATAGAGAATATATCCGGCCGTTTGTATGAAGTCACAGAACTTTTGGGAGAAAACAACATAAACATAAGGGCACTGTCCCTGGCTGATACCTCAGATTTTGGAATCCTTCGCCTGATTGTAAATGACCCTGACAAGGCCTATGACCTCTTGAAACAAAACGATTTTACGGTTGGCAGAACGGATGTGATTGCAGTTGAAGTGCCGGATGTCCCCGGTGGTTTGGCAAGTGTTTTAAAAGCCCTAAGGGATGCGGATGTTAATGTGGAATATATGTACGCATTTGTGGAGAGAAGCGGAGACTGTGCTGTTATGATTTTTCGTTTTGACGAAACTGATAAAGCAGTTGAAGCACTTAATAATGCCGGTTTTACAACAATTAAAGGTGAAAAAATATACGGTCTTTAA
- a CDS encoding ABC transporter substrate-binding protein: protein MKKLTFILLILVISTVCYAEIRLGALFSTTGPASFLGMPEKQTLEMLVEEANSNGGINGEKIELFLYDTRGIDAEARKKFIRLVKKDRVDAVIGPTRSGSTLAIKELAGRFEMPLISCASSDRIIEPINPFVFKVAPSDTLAVRKIYSYLKGKGQKRVAIITAQNGYGDSGRTALLNEAKKMGINIVADEKFRDNDRDMTSQLTKIAEADPDAIICWGVGPAPAIVAKNYKQLQLDATLFMSHGVASKKFIKLAGSAAEGIILPAGRLLVAEKLPDSNRFKSMLLEYKNAYEKRFDSSVSTFGGHAYDAFQIFKKAYNNSVEKNIKITEAIENIKGYLGTYGEFNFSQHDHNGLDMNAFIMLKIQNGDWQLLNK, encoded by the coding sequence ATGAAAAAACTAACATTTATTTTGCTTATTTTAGTAATTTCAACAGTTTGTTACGCAGAAATCCGTCTGGGAGCTCTTTTCTCAACCACAGGTCCTGCTTCCTTTCTGGGGATGCCGGAAAAACAAACCCTGGAAATGCTGGTGGAAGAAGCCAACAGTAACGGCGGAATTAACGGGGAAAAGATAGAACTGTTTTTATATGACACCAGGGGAATCGATGCCGAAGCAAGGAAAAAATTTATACGTCTTGTAAAAAAAGACAGGGTGGATGCTGTAATAGGCCCCACCAGAAGCGGATCTACACTTGCAATTAAAGAACTGGCAGGCAGATTTGAAATGCCTCTGATTTCTTGTGCATCAAGTGATCGTATCATAGAACCAATCAATCCTTTTGTTTTTAAAGTAGCTCCATCAGATACACTTGCTGTTAGAAAAATTTACTCATATTTGAAAGGTAAGGGGCAGAAAAGGGTTGCCATAATAACCGCTCAGAACGGCTACGGCGATTCAGGTAGGACAGCTCTTCTTAATGAAGCTAAAAAAATGGGTATCAATATTGTTGCTGATGAAAAATTCAGAGATAATGACAGAGATATGACATCGCAGCTGACAAAAATAGCTGAAGCAGATCCGGATGCAATTATATGCTGGGGTGTAGGACCTGCACCGGCAATTGTTGCCAAAAATTACAAACAGCTCCAGTTGGATGCTACGCTGTTTATGAGTCACGGTGTGGCTTCAAAGAAATTTATAAAACTGGCTGGCAGTGCTGCTGAGGGTATAATTCTTCCAGCAGGCAGACTGCTGGTTGCGGAAAAACTTCCGGACAGCAATAGATTCAAAAGTATGCTGTTAGAATATAAGAACGCTTACGAGAAGCGCTTTGACAGCTCGGTATCCACATTCGGAGGCCATGCATATGACGCATTTCAAATATTTAAAAAAGCATACAACAACTCTGTTGAGAAGAATATTAAAATAACTGAAGCTATTGAGAATATAAAAGGTTATCTGGGAACATACGGAGAGTTTAACTTTTCTCAACATGACCATAACGGCCTTGATATGAATGCTTTTATCATGCTTAAAATTCAAAATGGAGACTGGCAGCTGCTTAATAAATAA
- a CDS encoding ABC transporter substrate-binding protein produces the protein MKKLLGVVLILVLAVPLYAEIRLGALFAVTGPASFLGLPEKQTLEMLVEEVNKEGGIAGENVKLFLYDTKGLDSEARKKFIRLVKKDKVDAVIGPTRSGSTLAIKELAERYKTPLLSCAASKRIVQPLSKYVFKSPQSDTHAVGKIYNFLRKKGKSKVAIITAQNGFGDSGRTELLELADEYGMKIVADEKFRDTDKDMTSQLTKISETNPDAIICWGVGPAPALVAKNARQLGLDSMLIMSHGVASKKFIGLAGEAAEGIILPAGRLLVADRLDKDSKYRSVLLKYKEAYEKRYDSSVSTFGGHAYDAFMMFKYGIEKGGKEVDKMISAIESRGPFIGTAGKFNITATDHNGLDKSAFVMLKIHNGDWELIN, from the coding sequence ATGAAAAAGTTGTTGGGAGTTGTATTGATACTTGTATTAGCCGTTCCTCTCTATGCAGAGATAAGGCTGGGAGCTCTTTTTGCTGTAACGGGGCCTGCTTCTTTTTTGGGTTTGCCGGAAAAGCAAACGTTGGAGATGTTGGTGGAAGAAGTTAACAAAGAAGGCGGAATTGCCGGTGAAAATGTCAAGTTGTTCCTTTATGACACAAAAGGCCTGGACAGTGAAGCGAGGAAAAAGTTTATTCGGCTGGTGAAAAAAGACAAAGTGGATGCTGTAATTGGTCCCACCCGATCAGGATCAACACTTGCAATCAAAGAACTGGCTGAAAGGTACAAAACTCCACTTTTGTCCTGCGCAGCCAGTAAAAGAATAGTGCAGCCGCTGAGCAAATATGTTTTCAAATCACCACAGTCTGATACACATGCCGTTGGGAAAATTTATAATTTCCTGCGTAAAAAAGGTAAGAGTAAAGTTGCAATTATTACTGCACAAAACGGCTTCGGCGATTCAGGACGTACAGAATTGTTAGAGCTTGCAGACGAATATGGAATGAAAATTGTGGCAGATGAAAAATTCAGGGATACAGACAAAGATATGACATCGCAGCTGACAAAAATATCCGAAACAAACCCCGATGCGATTATCTGCTGGGGAGTGGGGCCTGCGCCTGCTTTGGTGGCAAAAAATGCGAGACAGCTTGGCCTTGACTCCATGCTGATTATGAGTCACGGTGTGGCTTCCAAAAAATTCATTGGATTGGCAGGAGAAGCTGCAGAAGGCATTATTTTGCCTGCGGGAAGATTGCTGGTTGCAGACAGGCTTGATAAAGACAGTAAATACCGTAGTGTTCTTTTGAAATATAAAGAAGCATATGAAAAACGATATGATTCCTCAGTATCCACATTCGGCGGGCATGCATATGATGCTTTTATGATGTTTAAATACGGCATCGAAAAAGGCGGGAAAGAAGTGGATAAAATGATCTCTGCAATTGAAAGCAGGGGACCTTTTATAGGTACCGCCGGAAAATTTAATATTACCGCAACCGATCACAACGGTCTGGATAAATCAGCT